From Pseudonocardia autotrophica, one genomic window encodes:
- a CDS encoding Na+/H+ antiporter subunit E, whose product MSGDGTTSGGRAGDETPRDTGAADALVGPEAVEAELGVTVAETDTEPPGNTTTGAATNGATTTDGADAGGVATDGATTDGATTDGATTDGVATDGATTDGAATDGVATARAATGGVATGRAATAGAATGGSGADGAATGGTGVDGATGSAGNGEVDAPGGAAEAGRERAASEAETGQDTDGRTPASVPPPVPDTTSEPMAGTARPGNWRRRIPQVLALALVWVLLWGSLTPMAIIGGLIVGLLVTVIFPLPVLPERLPIRPLKLLRLIGFLIRDLVVSGVRVSSVTLLHGPRARSGIIGLPLCSSSDRTTTTIVAACALTPGSFTLQIDRRRRRWYVYALGLHRPGSVERVCSDMMLLQMRVIDAVGSDQDVQRCRTAMEAVTAGREPGRGPE is encoded by the coding sequence GTGAGCGGCGACGGCACGACGTCCGGCGGACGCGCCGGAGACGAGACGCCTCGGGACACCGGTGCGGCGGATGCGCTGGTCGGGCCGGAGGCCGTCGAGGCCGAGCTGGGAGTGACGGTGGCCGAGACCGACACGGAACCACCCGGCAACACGACGACGGGAGCAGCCACGAACGGGGCGACCACCACCGACGGAGCGGACGCCGGGGGAGTGGCCACCGACGGAGCGACTACCGACGGAGCGACTACCGACGGAGCGACTACCGACGGAGTGGCCACCGACGGAGCGACTACCGACGGAGCTGCCACCGACGGAGTGGCCACTGCGCGAGCGGCCACCGGCGGAGTCGCTACCGGCCGAGCGGCCACTGCTGGAGCGGCTACCGGCGGATCGGGCGCCGACGGAGCGGCCACCGGCGGAACGGGCGTCGATGGCGCGACCGGCAGCGCCGGGAACGGCGAGGTGGACGCACCGGGCGGAGCCGCGGAGGCCGGCCGGGAGCGGGCGGCGTCGGAGGCCGAGACCGGCCAGGACACCGACGGCCGCACCCCGGCCTCGGTCCCCCCGCCGGTGCCCGACACGACGTCCGAGCCGATGGCCGGGACGGCGCGACCGGGCAACTGGCGCCGCCGGATCCCGCAGGTACTCGCACTCGCACTGGTGTGGGTGCTGCTGTGGGGCAGCCTGACGCCGATGGCGATCATCGGGGGCCTGATCGTGGGCCTGCTGGTGACGGTGATCTTCCCGCTGCCGGTGCTGCCGGAGCGGCTGCCGATCCGCCCGCTGAAACTGCTGCGGCTGATCGGGTTCCTGATCCGGGACCTGGTCGTCTCCGGTGTCCGGGTCAGCTCGGTGACGCTGCTGCACGGACCCCGTGCCCGGTCCGGGATCATCGGGCTGCCGCTGTGCAGCAGCTCCGACCGCACCACGACGACGATCGTCGCGGCCTGCGCGCTCACCCCGGGCAGCTTCACCCTGCAGATCGACCGCCGCCGCCGGCGCTGGTACGTCTACGCGCTCGGCCTGCACCGGCCGGGCTCGGTGGAGCGGGTCTGCAGCGACATGATGCTGCTGCAGATGCGCGTGATCGACGCCGTCGGCAGCGACCAGGACGTGCAGCGCTGCCGGACGGCGATGGAGGCCGTGACCGCAGGCCGTGAGCCGGGGAGGGGACCGGAGTGA
- a CDS encoding monovalent cation/H+ antiporter complex subunit F yields the protein MTVVYALVLAMLTIAAMLTLWRLLQGPTTLDRIAALDVFVVLIVAAAAVYAAIYSDGSNIPLLAAVALIALVGSVTAARLVERWERHR from the coding sequence GTGACCGTCGTCTACGCACTGGTCCTCGCCATGCTGACCATCGCGGCGATGCTGACGCTGTGGCGGCTGCTGCAGGGCCCGACCACCCTGGACCGGATCGCGGCCCTGGACGTGTTCGTCGTGCTCATCGTGGCCGCCGCCGCGGTGTACGCCGCGATCTACTCGGACGGATCGAACATCCCGCTGCTCGCCGCCGTGGCGCTGATCGCGCTGGTCGGCTCGGTGACCGCGGCCCGGCTCGTCGAACGATGGGAGCGACACCGGTGA
- the mnhG gene encoding monovalent cation/H(+) antiporter subunit G, which produces MGATPVIGDVDVSAVLSAVLMLAGGLSCLFGALGLVRLPDLPARLQATTKPQTLGLLLILLGVAVQLEFENSSTLVLVVLFQVLTAPVISQVVGRSAYRSGAIDRDSLVVDDLGEQMDADARAMRTSAPAQQSRSSAADGEPVSEAGGASSRSVDGVDGTSDR; this is translated from the coding sequence ATGGGAGCGACACCGGTGATCGGCGACGTCGACGTGTCCGCCGTGCTGTCGGCCGTGCTGATGCTGGCCGGCGGCCTGTCCTGCCTGTTCGGGGCGCTCGGCCTGGTCCGGCTGCCGGACCTGCCCGCACGGCTGCAGGCGACGACCAAGCCGCAGACGCTGGGATTGCTGCTGATCCTGCTCGGCGTCGCGGTGCAGCTGGAGTTCGAGAACTCCTCCACACTGGTGCTCGTCGTGCTGTTCCAGGTGCTCACCGCACCGGTGATCTCCCAGGTGGTCGGCCGCTCGGCGTACCGCAGCGGCGCGATCGACCGGGACTCGCTGGTGGTGGACGACCTGGGCGAGCAGATGGACGCCGACGCCCGCGCGATGCGGACCTCGGCGCCCGCTCAGCAGTCCCGGTCGTCCGCAGCCGACGGCGAGCCGGTCTCGGAGGCTGGCGGCGCGTCCTCACGCAGTGTCGACGGCGTCGACGGAACGTCCGACCGGTAG
- the mnhG gene encoding monovalent cation/H(+) antiporter subunit G — translation MSAPDVLTGGPVQNAIGGTIVALGVLLIASGAIGMLRLPDIYNRTNAVTKAAGLGIVALLVGVAVLVPEPDVLITLGVAVALQLFTIPIASFAIGHAAYRSDVPSTPSTLREDAPPASETGSPSAADDRDC, via the coding sequence GTGAGCGCGCCGGACGTGCTCACCGGCGGCCCGGTGCAGAACGCGATCGGTGGGACGATCGTCGCCCTCGGAGTGCTGCTGATCGCCTCCGGGGCGATCGGGATGCTGCGGCTGCCCGACATCTACAACCGCACGAACGCCGTCACCAAGGCCGCCGGGCTGGGCATCGTGGCGTTGCTCGTCGGCGTCGCCGTGCTGGTGCCCGAGCCCGACGTGCTGATCACGCTCGGCGTGGCGGTGGCGCTGCAGCTGTTCACGATCCCGATCGCGAGCTTCGCGATCGGGCACGCGGCCTACCGGTCGGACGTTCCGTCGACGCCGTCGACACTGCGTGAGGACGCGCCGCCAGCCTCCGAGACCGGCTCGCCGTCGGCTGCGGACGACCGGGACTGCTGA
- a CDS encoding monovalent cation/H+ antiporter complex subunit F: MTATLLLDAGLGVLGLSLLVAVYRVLRGPTDADRGLAVDYGFVVVVGLVALLALRLGSTAMLDLVVVATLVGFLTTVAVARLVWASS, encoded by the coding sequence GTGACCGCCACCCTGCTGCTCGACGCCGGGCTCGGTGTACTCGGGCTGAGCCTGCTCGTCGCGGTGTACCGCGTCCTGCGCGGCCCGACCGACGCCGACCGGGGCCTCGCCGTGGACTACGGCTTCGTGGTCGTCGTCGGGCTCGTCGCGCTGCTCGCGCTGCGGCTCGGGTCGACCGCGATGCTCGATCTCGTCGTCGTCGCGACCCTGGTCGGGTTCCTGACCACGGTCGCGGTGGCCCGGCTGGTCTGGGCGAGCTCGTGA
- a CDS encoding Na+/H+ antiporter subunit E: protein MTGRTRAPGGGRPAAAAHFLVWFTGEFFRANAVVLREVLTPGHTIDPAIVRVRLRSRSMVEIASIMSLISLTPGTLALNLTTGSRSPELIVHGMHATDPEQLRASVQEMEDRLLAFLRRPAPEEDDA, encoded by the coding sequence GTGACCGGCCGCACGCGCGCCCCCGGCGGCGGCAGGCCGGCGGCCGCGGCGCACTTCCTGGTCTGGTTCACCGGGGAGTTCTTCCGGGCCAACGCGGTCGTGCTCCGCGAGGTACTCACCCCGGGACACACCATCGACCCGGCGATCGTCCGGGTCCGGCTGCGGTCCCGCAGCATGGTCGAGATCGCCTCGATCATGAGCCTGATCAGCCTGACCCCGGGCACCCTGGCGCTGAATCTGACCACCGGCTCGCGCAGTCCGGAGCTGATCGTGCACGGCATGCACGCGACCGACCCGGAGCAGCTCCGCGCCAGCGTGCAGGAGATGGAGGACCGGCTGCTCGCCTTCCTGCGCCGGCCCGCCCCCGAGGAGGACGACGCGTGA
- a CDS encoding monovalent cation/H+ antiporter subunit D family protein: MTGLEALVIAPIAIPLFAGGLLILLAVRLPVLARRAVAFTAVAACTAVAGYLLAVTADGTVVVQRLGGWPDGIAIPLAADAFGAVMLLVTGVLGLACLAFAALDGGGPGGLEASDRTRAFLPQTMLLLAGVNGAYLTADLFNLFVFIEVMLVPSYVLIATGRNPERVAAARLYLTVNLLASTVFLAGLGLVYGVAGTVQLGDLAGAAVSDPRVAAATAVVLLALSVKAALVPLHNWLPRAYSVAPAAVTVLFSGLLTKVGVYALFRIYAVVYDGDPRFLPVILVAALLTMVVGVLAAVGAGGIRQILTFHMVSQLGYIVLGLAIFTPVGLAAAIYFMVQYVLVKAALLMVAGAVERHVGTGELSRLGGLAAHSPVAAVAFAVSALSLAGIPPLSGFVGKLALVLGAVDARLVAAALVAIGVSVFTLLSMLKIWNGVFWGGDAPAPEPAGGAGTVVALRVPVRAAAPALVLGGLSLLLGLAAEPLLAVSTAAANGLVDTTGYAGAVGAP, encoded by the coding sequence GTGACCGGGCTCGAGGCACTCGTCATCGCGCCGATCGCGATCCCACTGTTCGCCGGCGGGCTGCTGATCCTCCTCGCGGTCCGGCTGCCGGTGCTCGCGCGTCGCGCGGTCGCGTTCACCGCGGTCGCCGCGTGCACCGCCGTCGCCGGGTACCTGCTCGCCGTCACCGCCGACGGCACCGTGGTCGTGCAGCGGCTCGGCGGCTGGCCCGACGGCATCGCGATCCCGCTCGCCGCCGACGCCTTCGGTGCGGTGATGCTCCTGGTCACCGGGGTGCTGGGGCTCGCATGCCTGGCGTTCGCCGCGCTCGACGGCGGCGGGCCGGGCGGTCTCGAGGCCAGCGATCGCACCCGCGCGTTCCTCCCCCAGACGATGCTGCTGCTGGCCGGGGTGAACGGCGCCTACCTGACCGCGGACCTGTTCAACCTGTTCGTGTTCATCGAGGTCATGCTGGTCCCCAGCTACGTGCTGATCGCGACCGGCCGCAATCCGGAGCGGGTCGCCGCCGCGCGGCTGTATCTGACGGTGAATCTGCTCGCCTCCACCGTGTTCCTGGCCGGGCTGGGCCTGGTCTACGGCGTCGCGGGCACCGTGCAGCTCGGTGACCTCGCCGGTGCCGCCGTCAGCGATCCGCGGGTGGCCGCCGCGACCGCGGTCGTCCTGCTCGCGCTGTCGGTGAAGGCGGCGCTGGTGCCGCTGCACAACTGGCTGCCGCGGGCGTACTCGGTCGCCCCGGCCGCGGTCACCGTGCTGTTCTCCGGCCTGCTCACGAAGGTCGGTGTCTACGCGCTGTTCCGGATCTACGCCGTCGTCTACGACGGGGACCCGCGGTTCCTGCCCGTGATCCTGGTGGCCGCACTGCTCACCATGGTCGTCGGCGTGCTCGCCGCGGTCGGCGCCGGCGGGATCCGCCAGATCCTGACCTTCCACATGGTCAGCCAGCTCGGCTACATCGTGCTCGGGCTGGCGATCTTCACCCCGGTCGGGCTGGCCGCCGCGATCTACTTCATGGTGCAGTACGTGCTGGTCAAGGCAGCGCTGCTGATGGTCGCCGGTGCGGTCGAACGGCACGTCGGCACCGGCGAACTCAGCCGGCTCGGCGGACTCGCCGCACACAGCCCGGTGGCCGCGGTGGCCTTCGCCGTCTCGGCGCTGTCGCTGGCCGGGATCCCCCCGCTGTCCGGGTTCGTCGGGAAGCTCGCACTGGTCCTCGGCGCCGTGGACGCACGGCTGGTCGCCGCCGCACTCGTCGCGATCGGAGTCAGCGTGTTCACCCTGCTCTCCATGCTCAAGATCTGGAACGGCGTGTTCTGGGGCGGCGACGCGCCGGCCCCCGAACCGGCGGGCGGTGCCGGCACGGTCGTCGCGCTGCGGGTCCCGGTCCGCGCCGCGGCACCCGCGCTGGTGCTGGGCGGGCTGAGCCTGCTGCTCGGCCTGGCCGCCGAACCGCTGCTCGCAGTGTCGACGGCCGCCGCGAACGGGCTCGTCGACACCACCGGCTACGCCGGGGCGGTGGGTGCCCCGTGA
- a CDS encoding sodium:proton antiporter produces MTAAIIVTVLVAGGVFLILQRELLRVVLGFILLGHGVNVLIISAGGMYHRQPPLLGQQDRAAMADPLPQAFVLTAIVIAFAITVYLLALLKAGDSAGGDRP; encoded by the coding sequence GTGACCGCCGCGATCATCGTCACGGTGCTCGTCGCCGGGGGCGTCTTCCTGATCCTGCAGCGTGAGCTGCTGCGCGTGGTCCTCGGGTTCATCCTGCTCGGCCACGGGGTCAACGTCCTGATCATCTCGGCGGGCGGGATGTACCACCGGCAGCCGCCGCTGCTCGGCCAGCAGGATCGGGCGGCCATGGCGGACCCGTTGCCGCAGGCCTTCGTGCTGACCGCCATCGTGATCGCCTTCGCGATCACGGTCTATCTGCTCGCCCTGCTCAAGGCCGGCGACTCCGCAGGGGGTGATCGACCGTGA
- the mbhE gene encoding hydrogen gas-evolving membrane-bound hydrogenase subunit E — MLPLIVLGGSVLLALTAPLLTRLFGRNAGYPLAAGLAALGVYANTSAGAIVDGEVLTASYDWMPTLGVAFGVRMDGLSLLFVTIVLGVGALVMAYSARYMGDDYPAGTVYGLLTGFAAAMIGLVTANDLVLLYVFWEITTVLSFLLINTAGPRAALPAGRALVVTALGGFALLGAVVMIGVAAGTTDLGVIVGNPETVLASPLAIPAAALLILAAATKSAQLPFTFWLPGAMVAMTPISAYLHAATMVKAGIYLLMRFSPVYVPTTAWSMVLVPLGLLTAVVGAVLALREHDLKAILAQSTVSQLGLLTAAIGVGTSYALSAAVLHTFAHALFKATLFMLVGIIDKEAGSRDVRELGGLRTVMPITATLTGIAALSMAGVPPLIGFVSKETLYEGFLEADFAPGAGPIAAVTAVIASALTFAYSARIVYGAFGGTLTQPDLYEPPKAFLAPAAVAAALGLALGLGVGVLNPLTDRATTDLYPGAEPATFALWHGVNTALVLSLVTFAAGYALFHWRDRVDALLQRMWVPDGSAVYDRIRARLIEFGGLVGRPDVDPAPAAVLARPVLLLPVLAVVAGIGLPALPGYPGPAVQGLDWLVVVLVLATVAGAAVTSSVLAALALTGFAGLATALWLLLAGAPDVALTLLLVEVLTTVVAVLVLRGRREGLQRPARLRAGPAALTALAAGLSLGAATFVLTGRRPPSEVGGYFLDTAQEATGGTNVVNTILVDFRGMDTFGEAVVVGAAALGLLVLLRRTSDDDRGSADHSAGHSADSSADSSGDSGGSSGGDTGGDAAPPRLFARDGPADTIVMRVGSRVLFPVMLALSLFLLWRGHDEPGGGFISSLVGGVAVLFLRLAHRGDAWAMRLRPEPLVGSGLLLSLLTGLAVYPLGLPFLAPVYLPGEVLLSSFVFDLGIYLMVVGLMVAAVDRIGGRTRVGPVLSRRHRTTPEVTDR; from the coding sequence GTGCTCCCGCTGATCGTCCTCGGCGGTTCGGTCCTGCTGGCACTGACCGCCCCGCTGCTCACGCGCCTGTTCGGCCGCAACGCGGGCTACCCGCTGGCGGCGGGCCTCGCCGCCCTCGGGGTGTACGCCAACACCTCGGCCGGCGCGATCGTCGACGGCGAGGTGCTCACCGCGTCCTACGACTGGATGCCCACCCTCGGTGTCGCCTTCGGCGTGCGGATGGACGGCCTGTCACTGCTGTTCGTGACGATCGTGCTGGGTGTCGGCGCGCTCGTCATGGCCTACAGCGCGCGCTACATGGGCGACGACTATCCGGCCGGGACGGTCTACGGGCTGCTCACCGGCTTCGCCGCCGCGATGATCGGCCTGGTCACCGCGAACGACCTGGTGCTGCTCTACGTGTTCTGGGAGATCACCACCGTCCTGTCGTTCCTGCTGATCAACACCGCCGGGCCGCGGGCGGCGCTGCCGGCCGGCCGGGCGCTGGTGGTCACGGCGCTGGGCGGCTTCGCGCTGCTCGGCGCGGTCGTGATGATCGGCGTGGCGGCCGGGACGACCGATCTCGGTGTGATCGTCGGGAACCCCGAGACGGTGCTCGCCAGCCCGCTCGCGATACCGGCCGCCGCCCTGCTGATCCTGGCCGCGGCGACCAAGTCCGCCCAGCTGCCGTTCACGTTCTGGCTGCCCGGCGCGATGGTCGCGATGACCCCGATCAGCGCCTACCTGCACGCCGCGACGATGGTGAAGGCCGGCATCTACCTGCTGATGCGGTTCTCCCCGGTCTACGTCCCGACGACGGCGTGGTCGATGGTGCTCGTCCCGCTCGGTCTGCTGACCGCCGTGGTCGGGGCGGTGCTGGCGCTGCGCGAGCACGACCTGAAGGCGATCCTCGCCCAGTCCACGGTCAGCCAGCTCGGCCTGCTGACGGCGGCGATCGGCGTCGGTACCTCCTACGCGCTGTCCGCGGCGGTGCTGCACACCTTCGCGCACGCACTCTTCAAGGCGACCCTGTTCATGCTGGTCGGGATCATCGACAAGGAGGCGGGCAGCCGCGACGTCCGTGAGCTCGGCGGGCTGCGGACGGTCATGCCGATCACCGCGACGCTCACCGGTATCGCGGCGCTGTCGATGGCCGGCGTCCCACCGCTGATCGGGTTCGTCTCCAAGGAGACGCTCTACGAGGGCTTCCTGGAGGCCGACTTCGCGCCGGGCGCCGGGCCGATCGCCGCGGTGACGGCCGTGATCGCCTCCGCGCTGACGTTCGCCTACAGCGCCCGGATCGTCTACGGCGCGTTCGGCGGCACGCTGACCCAGCCCGACCTGTACGAGCCGCCGAAGGCGTTCCTCGCCCCGGCCGCGGTGGCCGCGGCACTCGGGCTGGCGCTCGGGCTCGGCGTCGGTGTGCTGAACCCGCTCACCGACCGCGCCACCACCGATCTCTACCCCGGCGCCGAGCCGGCGACGTTCGCGCTGTGGCACGGCGTGAACACGGCGCTGGTGCTGTCACTGGTGACGTTCGCGGCCGGCTACGCGCTGTTCCACTGGCGGGACCGGGTGGACGCGCTGCTGCAACGGATGTGGGTGCCCGACGGCTCCGCGGTGTACGACCGGATCCGGGCCCGACTGATCGAGTTCGGTGGGCTGGTCGGCCGGCCCGACGTCGATCCTGCACCGGCCGCCGTGCTGGCCCGCCCGGTGCTGCTGCTGCCGGTGCTCGCCGTCGTCGCCGGGATCGGGCTCCCGGCGCTGCCCGGTTATCCCGGGCCCGCCGTGCAGGGCCTGGACTGGCTGGTCGTCGTGCTGGTCCTGGCAACCGTGGCCGGTGCCGCCGTCACCAGCTCGGTGCTGGCCGCGCTGGCGCTGACCGGGTTCGCCGGGCTGGCGACGGCGCTGTGGCTGCTGCTCGCCGGCGCACCGGACGTCGCGCTGACCCTGCTGCTGGTCGAGGTGCTGACCACCGTGGTGGCGGTGCTGGTGCTGCGCGGGCGCCGGGAGGGGCTGCAGCGGCCTGCGCGGCTGCGCGCGGGCCCAGCGGCGCTCACCGCGCTCGCCGCCGGGCTCTCGCTCGGCGCGGCCACCTTCGTGCTGACCGGACGCCGTCCGCCGTCCGAGGTCGGCGGGTACTTCCTGGACACCGCGCAGGAGGCCACCGGCGGCACGAACGTCGTCAACACGATCCTCGTCGACTTCCGCGGGATGGACACCTTCGGCGAGGCCGTCGTCGTCGGCGCCGCCGCGCTGGGGCTGCTCGTCCTGCTCCGGCGCACCAGCGACGACGACCGCGGCAGCGCCGACCACAGCGCCGGCCACAGCGCCGACAGCAGTGCCGACAGCAGTGGGGACAGCGGGGGCAGCAGCGGCGGGGACACCGGCGGGGACGCGGCGCCGCCGCGGCTGTTCGCCCGCGACGGGCCGGCCGACACCATCGTGATGCGGGTCGGGAGCCGGGTGCTGTTCCCGGTGATGCTCGCGCTGTCGCTGTTCCTGCTGTGGCGCGGGCACGACGAGCCGGGCGGCGGGTTCATCTCGTCGCTGGTCGGCGGGGTCGCGGTGCTGTTCCTGCGGCTCGCGCACCGCGGCGACGCCTGGGCGATGCGGCTGCGCCCGGAACCGCTCGTCGGCAGCGGGCTGCTGCTCAGCCTGTTGACCGGGCTCGCGGTCTACCCGCTCGGGCTGCCGTTCCTGGCGCCGGTGTACCTGCCCGGCGAGGTGCTGCTGTCGTCGTTCGTCTTCGACCTGGGGATCTATCTGATGGTGGTGGGGCTGATGGTGGCCGCGGTCGACCGGATCGGCGGCCGGACGCGGGTCGGGCCGGTGCTCTCCCGCCGGCACCGGACCACGCCGGAGGTGACCGACCGGTGA
- a CDS encoding gamma carbonic anhydrase family protein — protein MPLYALGDAEPDIHPTAYVHPDAVVIGNVTLGPESTVWPTAVLRGDDGRIEVGARTSIQDGSIIHTTLREPTIIGDEVTVGHNVHIEASTIGNRALISSGSVVLNGSRIGEGAVVAAGAVVSPNAEVPAHRMALGVPARVREGYEVPADRWRHSVESYVDRGHRFRAQLRKLEG, from the coding sequence GTGCCTCTGTACGCGCTCGGTGACGCCGAACCGGACATCCACCCCACCGCCTACGTCCACCCGGACGCGGTGGTGATCGGCAACGTGACCCTCGGGCCGGAGTCGACGGTCTGGCCGACGGCGGTGCTGCGCGGCGACGACGGCCGGATCGAGGTGGGTGCGCGCACCAGCATCCAGGACGGCTCGATCATCCACACCACGCTGCGCGAGCCGACGATCATCGGCGACGAGGTGACGGTCGGGCACAACGTGCACATCGAGGCGTCCACGATCGGGAACCGGGCGCTGATCTCGTCCGGCTCGGTGGTGCTGAACGGCTCCCGGATCGGGGAGGGGGCCGTGGTCGCGGCGGGTGCGGTCGTCTCGCCGAACGCGGAGGTTCCCGCCCACCGGATGGCACTCGGGGTCCCGGCCCGGGTGCGCGAGGGCTACGAGGTGCCCGCGGACCGCTGGCGGCACTCGGTGGAGTCCTACGTCGATCGCGGGCACCGGTTCCGCGCTCAGCTGCGGAAGCTGGAGGGCTGA
- a CDS encoding uracil-DNA glycosylase: protein MAAKPLHEVVEAGWAQALEPVAETVTAMGGFLRAEIAAGRRYLPAGANVLRAFQQPFDQVRVLIVGQDPYPTPGHAVGLSFSVAPETRPLPRSLQNIYREYCEDLGHPAPSTGDLTPWTEQGVLLLNRCLTVAPGEPGSHRNKGWEEITEQAIRALVARDAEPMVAILWGRDARNLAPLLEDVPMIESAHPSPMSADRGFFGSRPFTRANDLLDEIGGDPVDWKLP, encoded by the coding sequence ATGGCTGCGAAGCCGCTGCACGAGGTCGTCGAGGCGGGCTGGGCGCAGGCCCTCGAACCGGTCGCCGAGACGGTGACGGCGATGGGCGGGTTCCTGCGCGCTGAGATCGCCGCCGGCCGCCGCTACCTGCCGGCCGGTGCGAACGTGCTGCGCGCGTTCCAGCAGCCGTTCGACCAGGTGCGGGTGCTGATCGTCGGCCAGGACCCGTACCCGACGCCGGGACACGCGGTGGGCCTGTCGTTCTCGGTGGCGCCGGAGACCCGGCCGCTGCCGCGCTCGCTGCAGAACATCTACCGCGAGTACTGCGAGGACCTCGGGCACCCGGCGCCGTCCACCGGAGACCTGACGCCGTGGACCGAGCAGGGCGTGCTGCTGCTCAACCGCTGCCTCACCGTCGCACCGGGCGAACCCGGATCGCACCGCAACAAGGGCTGGGAGGAGATCACCGAGCAGGCCATCCGGGCGCTGGTCGCGCGGGACGCCGAGCCGATGGTGGCGATCCTCTGGGGGCGTGACGCCCGCAACCTCGCCCCGCTGCTGGAGGACGTGCCGATGATCGAGTCGGCGCACCCCAGCCCGATGTCGGCGGACCGGGGCTTCTTCGGCTCCCGGCCGTTCACCCGGGCCAACGACCTGCTCGATGAGATCGGCGGCGATCCCGTCGACTGGAAGCTGCCCTGA
- a CDS encoding DUF3558 family protein: MRSAAIPSTGSCPDRGAGPLASVAGGKMIDVRCHLGILAVAGSMLVGCSAAAEGPSDPFPPRPQPIEVMAIDPCRVLTPEQLASRGLTPEDRNYAEPVVGGDTTYACGWGNSWTADFSYSAQMMPVDAASAVGGPGSQVRVIAGYGAVRNMVRENTSPMCELVVDAADGRVMRLQVQVIGLKPDGSTPSIDETCREAERLGVDALGTARTLTP; this comes from the coding sequence ATGAGATCGGCGGCGATCCCGTCGACTGGAAGCTGCCCTGACCGAGGCGCCGGCCCGCTAGCCTCCGTTGCGGGAGGCAAGATGATCGACGTGCGGTGTCACCTCGGGATTCTCGCGGTGGCAGGTTCGATGCTGGTGGGGTGTTCGGCGGCTGCCGAGGGGCCGTCCGATCCGTTCCCGCCGCGGCCGCAGCCGATCGAGGTGATGGCCATCGACCCGTGCCGGGTGTTGACGCCCGAGCAGCTCGCGAGCCGCGGTCTGACGCCGGAGGACCGCAACTACGCCGAGCCCGTGGTGGGCGGGGACACGACCTACGCCTGCGGCTGGGGTAACAGCTGGACGGCCGACTTCAGCTACAGCGCGCAGATGATGCCGGTCGACGCCGCGAGTGCGGTCGGCGGCCCCGGTTCGCAAGTGCGGGTGATCGCGGGCTACGGCGCGGTCCGGAACATGGTGCGGGAGAACACGTCGCCGATGTGTGAGCTCGTCGTCGACGCGGCCGACGGCCGGGTCATGCGGCTCCAGGTCCAGGTGATCGGCCTGAAGCCGGACGGATCGACGCCGTCGATCGACGAAACCTGCCGGGAGGCGGAGCGGCTGGGGGTGGATGCCCTCGGTACCGCGAGAACGCTCACCCCGTGA
- a CDS encoding DUF1707 SHOCT-like domain-containing protein has protein sequence MNDPGEMRISDADREAAAKRLHDALGEGRITLTELEERLDAVYAARTASELRPPLADLPGSELVAPRTGELVRPADGADRVHLRTGAGTVKRTGDWQVPAAMKLTTSMGTIHLDLSEVRQVPPRIDIEVSTGMGEIVLVLPEGGSADVDAVSGSWGEVKTKVPSTPGGSGPHIVVHGKVGMGSLTVRGSRKGWWKAVMG, from the coding sequence GTGAACGATCCGGGGGAGATGCGCATATCCGACGCCGACCGCGAAGCCGCTGCCAAGCGGTTGCACGACGCGCTCGGCGAGGGCCGGATCACCCTCACCGAGCTGGAGGAGCGGCTCGACGCCGTCTACGCCGCGCGCACCGCGAGCGAGCTGCGCCCGCCGCTGGCCGATCTGCCCGGATCGGAGCTGGTCGCCCCGCGGACCGGTGAGCTCGTCCGCCCGGCCGACGGGGCCGACCGGGTGCACCTGCGCACCGGCGCCGGCACGGTGAAGCGCACGGGGGACTGGCAGGTCCCCGCAGCGATGAAGCTGACCACCAGCATGGGCACCATCCACCTGGACCTGTCCGAGGTGCGACAGGTCCCGCCGCGCATCGACATCGAGGTGTCGACCGGGATGGGCGAGATCGTGCTCGTGCTCCCGGAGGGCGGCAGCGCCGACGTGGACGCCGTCTCCGGATCGTGGGGCGAGGTCAAGACGAAGGTGCCGTCGACGCCCGGCGGCTCCGGGCCGCACATCGTGGTGCACGGCAAGGTCGGGATGGGCTCGTTGACCGTCCGCGGCTCACGCAAGGGTTGGTGGAAGGCCGTGATGGGCTGA
- the rpmB gene encoding 50S ribosomal protein L28 yields MAAVCDVCGKGPGFGMSVSHSHRRTHRRWNPNIQTVRAAISGGNRRRINACTSCLKAGKVTRV; encoded by the coding sequence GTGGCTGCCGTCTGCGACGTCTGTGGCAAGGGTCCGGGCTTCGGCATGTCCGTCTCGCACTCTCACCGCCGCACCCACCGCCGCTGGAACCCGAACATCCAGACCGTGCGGGCCGCGATCAGCGGGGGCAACCGCCGCCGGATCAACGCCTGCACCTCGTGCCTGAAGGCCGGGAAGGTCACCCGCGTCTGA